One window of the Archangium primigenium genome contains the following:
- the obgE gene encoding GTPase ObgE, with amino-acid sequence MKFVDEVRIQVKAGDGGNGAVAFRREKYIDRGGPNGGDGGNGGSVIFVADPQLTTLLDYRYQQHHRARNGEGGMGNDCNGRSAEDLVLRVPVGTLLRDEATEEILADLSEAGQQVVACKGGRGGLGNMNFATSTRQTPRFAQDGTPGEERMLRLELKLLADVGLLGFPNAGKSTLISIVSRARPKIANYPFTTLVPNLGLVQYKDGLSFVMADIPGLIEGASDGVGLGHQFLRHVERCKVLVHLLDMGTESEDRDPLRDFDTLNQELAKYSEELSHKPQVVALNKLDLPHAQERVEPVTRALRERGIAVFPVSCATGLGMQPLLDAMAEVLFTGRTDKLHVEPPPKVRAEKKAPAKKPTAQKAPAKKASASKVAAKKSASAKKAPAKKAPAKVAAKKSASAKKAPAKKASAKKVAAKKSAVKKAPAKKVVKKASAKKAPAKKSAAKKAPAKKASAARRRRS; translated from the coding sequence ATGAAATTCGTTGATGAAGTCCGCATCCAGGTGAAGGCGGGTGATGGCGGCAATGGTGCCGTGGCCTTCCGCCGGGAGAAGTACATCGACCGGGGTGGCCCCAACGGCGGGGATGGCGGCAATGGCGGCTCGGTCATTTTCGTGGCCGATCCCCAGCTGACGACGCTGCTGGACTACCGCTACCAGCAGCACCACCGGGCGCGGAACGGGGAAGGGGGCATGGGCAACGACTGCAACGGCCGCTCGGCGGAGGATCTCGTCCTCCGGGTGCCCGTGGGCACGCTCCTGCGCGACGAGGCCACCGAGGAGATCCTGGCGGACCTGAGCGAGGCGGGCCAGCAGGTGGTGGCGTGCAAGGGCGGCCGGGGCGGCCTGGGGAACATGAACTTCGCCACGTCCACGCGGCAGACGCCGCGCTTCGCCCAGGACGGCACGCCGGGCGAGGAGCGCATGCTGCGCCTGGAGCTCAAGCTGCTCGCGGACGTGGGCCTCTTGGGCTTTCCCAACGCGGGCAAGAGCACGCTCATCTCCATCGTGAGCCGGGCCCGGCCGAAGATCGCCAACTATCCGTTCACCACGCTCGTGCCCAACCTGGGTCTGGTCCAGTACAAGGACGGCCTGTCCTTCGTGATGGCGGACATCCCGGGCCTCATCGAGGGCGCCAGCGACGGCGTGGGCCTGGGCCACCAGTTCCTGCGGCACGTGGAGCGCTGCAAGGTGCTCGTGCACCTGCTGGACATGGGCACCGAGAGCGAGGACCGCGATCCCCTGCGCGACTTCGACACCCTGAACCAGGAGCTGGCGAAGTACAGCGAGGAGCTGTCGCACAAGCCCCAGGTGGTGGCCCTCAACAAGCTGGACCTGCCCCATGCCCAGGAGCGCGTGGAGCCGGTGACGCGGGCCCTGCGCGAGCGTGGCATCGCGGTGTTCCCGGTCTCGTGCGCCACGGGCCTGGGCATGCAGCCCCTGCTCGACGCGATGGCCGAGGTGCTCTTCACCGGTCGCACGGACAAGCTGCACGTCGAGCCCCCGCCCAAGGTCCGGGCCGAGAAGAAGGCCCCGGCCAAGAAGCCGACCGCCCAGAAGGCCCCGGCCAAGAAGGCGTCGGCCTCGAAGGTCGCGGCGAAGAAGTCGGCCTCCGCGAAGAAGGCGCCCGCCAAGAAGGCTCCAGCCAAGGTCGCGGCGAAGAAGTCGGCCTCCGCGAAGAAGGCGCCGGCCAAGAAGGCCTCGGCCAAGAAGGTCGCGGCGAAGAAGTCGGCCGTGAAGAAGGCGCCCGCGAAGAAGGTCGTGAAGAAGGCCTCGGCCAAGAAGGCGCCGGCGAAGAAGTCGGCCGCGAAGAAGGCCCCGGCCAAGAAGGCGAGCGCGGCGCGCCGTCGGAGGTCCTGA
- a CDS encoding isopenicillin N synthase family dioxygenase: MSPASRRIPLVNLSHYRSGNPEERARFVRVFGDALKEFGFVSVEGHGIEDGLIRRTYADVESFFRQSDAVKHRYHVPAYGGQRAYTPFGKEHAKNRTVGDLKEFWHVGRDLPEGHPRRPNTAAHNIWPEEVPTFRENTLALFNALDDAAAVMLQAIAEYFELPRTTFSDMAQDGTSVLRVIHYPPLKEKFVPGAVRAAEHEDINLITLLCEGTASGLEILTRDGEWIPVDTLRGQIVVDSGDMLSRITNGIIPATTHRVVNPPSLAEDNTRYSMPFFVHPYPECMLEALPGTTSPEKPGQPPITADAFLQQRLREIGLIK; encoded by the coding sequence ATGTCCCCAGCCTCTCGCCGCATCCCCCTCGTCAATCTGTCCCACTACCGCTCGGGCAACCCCGAGGAGCGCGCCCGCTTCGTGCGCGTGTTCGGAGACGCCCTCAAGGAATTCGGTTTCGTGTCCGTCGAGGGCCACGGCATCGAGGATGGGCTCATCCGCCGCACCTACGCGGACGTGGAGTCCTTCTTCCGTCAGAGCGACGCGGTGAAGCACCGCTACCACGTGCCCGCCTACGGCGGTCAGCGCGCCTACACGCCCTTTGGCAAGGAGCACGCGAAGAACCGCACCGTGGGAGACCTCAAGGAGTTCTGGCACGTGGGGCGAGACCTGCCCGAGGGCCACCCGCGCCGGCCCAACACCGCGGCCCACAACATCTGGCCCGAGGAGGTGCCCACCTTCCGCGAGAACACGCTCGCCCTCTTCAACGCGCTCGACGACGCGGCGGCCGTGATGCTCCAGGCCATCGCCGAGTACTTCGAGCTGCCGCGCACCACGTTCAGCGACATGGCCCAGGACGGCACCTCCGTGCTGCGCGTCATCCACTACCCGCCCCTCAAGGAGAAGTTCGTCCCGGGCGCGGTGCGCGCCGCCGAGCACGAGGACATCAACCTCATCACCCTCTTGTGCGAGGGCACCGCGTCCGGCCTGGAGATCCTCACCCGCGACGGCGAGTGGATCCCCGTGGACACGCTGCGCGGACAGATCGTCGTGGACTCGGGCGACATGCTCAGCCGCATCACCAACGGCATCATCCCCGCCACCACCCACCGCGTGGTCAACCCGCCCTCGCTCGCCGAGGACAACACGCGCTACTCCATGCCCTTCTTCGTGCACCCCTATCCGGAGTGCATGCTCGAGGCCCTGCCCGGCACCACCTCGCCGGAGAAGCCGGGCCAGCCCCCCATCACCGCCGATGCCTTCCTCCAGCAGCGCCTGCGGGAGATCGGCCTCATCAAGTAG
- the rpmA gene encoding 50S ribosomal protein L27: MAHKKGQGSSRNGRDSNPQYRGVKVYAGETVTAGSILVRQLGTVIHPGSNVKLGRDYTLYSTVDGVVKYERQGRDRKKVSVYPAQASA; the protein is encoded by the coding sequence ATGGCACATAAAAAGGGTCAGGGTTCTTCTCGCAACGGTCGCGATTCCAACCCGCAGTACCGGGGCGTGAAGGTGTACGCGGGCGAGACCGTCACCGCGGGCAGCATCCTCGTGCGTCAGCTCGGCACGGTCATCCACCCCGGTAGCAACGTGAAGCTCGGGCGTGACTACACGCTCTACTCCACGGTCGACGGTGTGGTGAAGTACGAGCGTCAGGGTCGGGACCGCAAGAAGGTCTCGGTCTATCCGGCCCAGGCGAGCGCCTGA
- a CDS encoding TrmH family RNA methyltransferase, translated as MAGGGPGYEKQEKARLDPESLLLDVRKEKIDKVISQRTRTFTIVLDRLEDSFNMAAVMRTCEANGLQEVHVIVNPAAPFMPNSRVGQGCDKWLDVKLYKDFASCREHLKSRGFSLYASAIREDAQSLYSLRFDSKVALIFGNERDGVSQEVLDGSDGTFWIPMRGFSQSLNISAAASACVTRAISWREEHLGRVGDLTEAEAQVLRDRFYVLAVKQRRKIFKKAPPTPP; from the coding sequence ATGGCGGGTGGCGGTCCTGGTTACGAGAAGCAAGAGAAGGCGCGCCTCGATCCGGAGTCGCTCCTGCTCGACGTGCGCAAGGAGAAGATCGACAAGGTCATCTCCCAGCGCACGCGCACCTTCACGATCGTGTTGGATCGCCTGGAGGACAGCTTCAACATGGCGGCGGTGATGCGCACCTGCGAGGCCAATGGCCTCCAGGAAGTGCACGTCATCGTCAACCCCGCGGCGCCCTTCATGCCCAACTCCCGCGTGGGGCAGGGGTGCGACAAGTGGCTCGACGTGAAGCTCTACAAGGACTTCGCCTCGTGCCGCGAGCACCTCAAGTCGCGGGGGTTTTCTCTGTACGCCTCGGCGATCCGCGAGGATGCCCAGAGCCTCTACTCCCTGCGCTTCGACTCGAAGGTCGCGCTCATCTTCGGCAACGAGCGTGACGGCGTGAGCCAGGAAGTGCTGGACGGCTCGGATGGGACCTTCTGGATTCCCATGCGCGGCTTCAGCCAGAGCTTGAACATCTCCGCCGCCGCCTCGGCCTGTGTCACCCGCGCCATCTCCTGGCGCGAGGAGCACCTGGGCCGTGTGGGAGATCTGACGGAAGCCGAGGCCCAGGTCCTGCGCGATCGCTTCTATGTGCTCGCCGTGAAACAGCGGCGGAAGATCTTCAAGAAAGCGCCTCCGACGCCGCCTTGA
- the rplU gene encoding 50S ribosomal protein L21 gives MYAVIRTGGKQYRVAEGDVLRIEKVTGDVGTEVTFNDILLLGGSDSPKVGQPTVSGAKVVGKILAQDKHRKVLHFRKEKEGWTRRRGHRQPYTEVKVTSISG, from the coding sequence ATGTACGCAGTCATTCGCACGGGCGGCAAGCAGTACCGCGTGGCCGAGGGCGACGTGCTCCGGATCGAGAAGGTCACGGGCGACGTCGGCACCGAGGTGACGTTCAACGACATCCTGCTGCTCGGCGGTTCCGACAGCCCGAAGGTGGGGCAGCCGACCGTGTCGGGCGCGAAGGTCGTGGGCAAGATCCTCGCCCAGGACAAGCACCGCAAGGTGTTGCACTTCCGCAAGGAGAAGGAGGGCTGGACGCGCCGTCGTGGCCACCGTCAGCCCTACACCGAGGTCAAGGTCACCTCCATCTCCGGCTAG